One Malus domestica chromosome 11, GDT2T_hap1 genomic region harbors:
- the LOC103417570 gene encoding uncharacterized protein isoform X1, whose protein sequence is MSGPSDRRFDLNLVEEAAPPSPDNIWRPSFVSPTGPLTVGDSVMKNDMTAAVVARNLLTPKDNRLLSKRSDELAVKDSLALSVQCAGSVSNMAQRLFARTRQVESLAAEVMSLKQDIRGLKHENKQLHRLAHDYATNMKRKLDQMKESDGQVLLDHQRFVGLFQRHLLPSSSGAVPRNEAPNDQPLMPPPSRVLSSTEALNDPPPMPSLSGALPTAETSPKQPL, encoded by the coding sequence atgtctggcccctccgaccgtcgttttgacttgaaccttgttgaagaggcagccccgccttctccagacaacatatggcgcccatccttcgtttcccctactggtcctcttaccgttggggattccgtgatgaagaatgatatgaccgctgcggtggtggccaggaaccttctcactcccaaagataacagactactttccaaacggtctgatgagttagctgttaaggattcgctggctctcagtgttcagtgtgcaggttctgtgtctaatatggcccaacgcctatttgctcgaacccgccaagttgaatcattggcggctgaagtgatgagtctcaaacaggatattagagggctcaagcatgagaataaacaattgcaccggctcgcacatgattaTGCTaccaacatgaagaggaagcttgaccagatgaaggaatctgatggtcaggttttacttgatcatcagagatttgtgggtttgttccaaaggcatttattgccttcgtcttctggggctgtaccgcgtaatgaagctccaaatgatcaacctctgatgcctcctccttctagggttctgtccagtactgaggctctgaatgatccccctccgatgccttctctttctggggctctaccgactgctgagacttctcctaagcaacctttgtga